Proteins from a genomic interval of Oceanispirochaeta crateris:
- the leuB gene encoding 3-isopropylmalate dehydrogenase yields the protein MSYKVAVLPGDGIGPEVMESALKVLNRIEEKFGFKMELIFGLIGGSAYDETGSPLPEETKKICLGADAVLLGSIGGPKWDGLPPEKTPELGGLLALRKMLKLYANLRPAVIYEELRAMSPLSERVLRDKVDILTVRELAHGIYFGEPKELTDTMGLDTMVYTSDQVERIVRKGFEAAQKRGKKLCSVDKANVLSSSKLWRRVVTELAHEYPDVELSHMYVDNAAMQLMLNPLQFDVIVTSNLFGDILSDESAAICGSLGMLPSASLGEEISLFEPSGGSAPDIAGKGIANPIAQILSLAMMLEYSFDLNEAAAAIRSAVDDCVKSGIRTGDILSAGMTAVSTKEMADAIISRI from the coding sequence ATGTCGTATAAAGTAGCCGTCCTTCCAGGGGACGGAATCGGACCGGAAGTCATGGAATCTGCGCTGAAGGTTCTAAACAGAATAGAAGAAAAATTTGGTTTCAAAATGGAACTGATCTTTGGACTCATCGGAGGGAGTGCCTATGATGAAACAGGCTCACCCCTGCCGGAAGAGACAAAGAAAATATGTTTAGGGGCAGATGCAGTTTTATTGGGTAGCATCGGAGGACCCAAGTGGGATGGCCTTCCTCCCGAAAAAACACCCGAATTGGGTGGTTTGCTGGCATTGCGCAAAATGCTTAAACTCTATGCCAACCTCAGACCCGCCGTCATCTATGAAGAGTTGAGAGCCATGAGCCCTCTGTCTGAAAGGGTTCTGCGGGACAAGGTGGATATTCTAACCGTTAGGGAACTGGCTCATGGTATTTATTTCGGTGAGCCAAAAGAACTGACCGATACCATGGGACTGGATACCATGGTGTATACATCCGATCAGGTTGAAAGGATTGTCCGTAAGGGTTTTGAAGCGGCCCAGAAACGGGGTAAAAAACTCTGTTCTGTGGACAAGGCTAATGTCCTTTCCAGCTCTAAACTCTGGAGACGGGTTGTGACAGAATTGGCTCACGAGTATCCCGATGTGGAACTGAGTCACATGTATGTGGATAATGCCGCCATGCAGTTGATGCTCAATCCCCTTCAGTTTGATGTCATCGTGACATCAAACCTCTTTGGAGATATTCTCTCCGATGAGTCAGCCGCCATCTGCGGTTCTCTGGGAATGTTGCCTTCAGCCTCATTAGGTGAAGAAATCAGTCTTTTTGAACCATCCGGAGGTTCTGCTCCGGATATAGCCGGCAAAGGCATTGCTAACCCCATAGCCCAAATCCTTTCACTGGCCATGATGCTGGAGTACTCCTTTGATTTGAACGAGGCGGCCGCTGCCATTCGCAGTGCCGTTGACGACTGTGTCAAGAGTGGTATCCGCACAGGAGATATCCTTAGTGCAGGTATGACCGCTGTGTCAACTAAAGAGATGGCCGACGCAATAATCAGTCGTATTTGA
- a CDS encoding YaaR family protein: MDKLGILGGSMAPLSGKAPNKKKITGKKSSPVRFKGSLREVEESRDLLPGSLSEGLTGLERAEDLLDDVYQLGEELKQDGTLGTLHKYRNAVKKFYKYVVTRSLEASQMEGRLNPKTMSRKQYTLISVVDEKLEKLGAAVLRNQKEQLDILKKIEEIYGILVDLTR; this comes from the coding sequence ATGGATAAGCTGGGGATTCTTGGAGGCTCTATGGCCCCTCTCTCCGGTAAAGCTCCTAATAAGAAGAAAATTACCGGGAAAAAATCCTCCCCAGTCCGTTTTAAAGGCAGTCTCAGAGAAGTTGAAGAGTCTCGGGATCTCTTGCCCGGTTCTTTAAGCGAAGGGTTGACCGGTCTCGAAAGAGCCGAAGATCTGTTGGATGATGTATATCAGCTGGGTGAAGAGTTGAAACAGGACGGAACACTTGGGACTCTCCATAAGTATCGTAATGCTGTAAAAAAGTTTTATAAGTATGTTGTTACCAGAAGCCTTGAGGCTTCTCAGATGGAGGGACGGTTAAATCCCAAGACCATGTCGAGGAAGCAGTATACTCTTATATCAGTGGTGGATGAAAAGCTGGAGAAGCTGGGCGCCGCGGTATTACGGAATCAAAAAGAGCAATTAGATATTCTAAAAAAAATTGAAGAAATCTATGGTATACTTGTCGACTTGACACGGTAA
- a CDS encoding bactofilin family protein, which produces MSDYIKNHSFINSIIGEGTKFNGELVLNGLLRIDGDFSGSINTSGKVLIGKTGRAECNIIAGTAVVGGVVHGNIFSSGKVVILATGMVVGNIQAKKLVVEEGVLLHGSCVIKGESESSEDTPTPAVGSSYSVDWQSDSKDTGVSGESR; this is translated from the coding sequence ATGAGCGATTATATAAAAAACCATTCCTTTATAAATTCCATCATCGGAGAAGGCACAAAGTTCAATGGTGAGCTGGTGTTAAATGGCCTTCTCAGGATTGACGGTGATTTTTCAGGAAGTATCAATACAAGCGGTAAAGTTCTTATTGGTAAAACTGGCCGAGCTGAATGTAATATCATTGCCGGTACTGCGGTCGTGGGTGGTGTTGTCCATGGCAACATTTTTTCATCAGGGAAAGTTGTCATTCTGGCAACAGGCATGGTCGTAGGAAATATTCAGGCCAAGAAGCTGGTTGTTGAAGAAGGTGTTCTTCTTCATGGAAGCTGTGTTATCAAGGGTGAATCTGAATCAAGCGAAGATACTCCCACTCCGGCCGTTGGCAGCAGTTACTCCGTAGATTGGCAATCCGATTCCAAAGATACGGGTGTCTCTGGAGAAAGCCGCTGA
- a CDS encoding CinA family protein — MTFDVPVRSLLDLCRSRKKTIVTAESCTGGLICAALTEVSGSSDVVWGGFVTYANEAKTTVLDVPESLLREKGAVSREVVEAMARGALVKSGASLSVAVSGIAGPGGGSPDKPVGTVWIATSLKEGDVYSEQFLFTGDRTQVRRDTVHNALRICEKIILNESSLDSKLS; from the coding sequence ATGACCTTTGACGTCCCTGTACGCTCTCTATTAGATCTCTGCCGTTCCAGAAAAAAAACAATAGTTACGGCTGAATCCTGCACTGGGGGGCTTATTTGCGCCGCTCTCACTGAGGTATCGGGGAGTTCTGATGTCGTTTGGGGCGGCTTTGTGACCTATGCCAACGAGGCAAAAACAACCGTCTTGGATGTTCCGGAATCGTTGCTCCGTGAGAAGGGAGCCGTTTCAAGGGAGGTTGTGGAAGCCATGGCAAGGGGGGCTCTTGTTAAAAGCGGAGCCAGTCTCTCCGTTGCTGTGTCCGGAATCGCCGGCCCTGGCGGTGGAAGTCCTGACAAACCTGTAGGCACAGTGTGGATTGCGACTTCCCTCAAAGAGGGAGATGTATATTCAGAGCAGTTTTTGTTCACCGGTGATCGTACTCAGGTCCGCCGTGATACTGTTCATAATGCGTTGAGAATTTGTGAAAAAATAATTTTGAATGAATCTTCTCTTGACAGTAAACTAAGCTGA
- a CDS encoding HU family DNA-binding protein: MSEEKLTKAEIIEHIYDNSSISRKDIHNVIDSFFEEVKEALEDDRVVELRGFGTFEIRTRKGREKARNPKTGEIVPVESHGVTVFRPGKELKKLAWSLRK; the protein is encoded by the coding sequence ATGTCAGAAGAAAAGCTAACAAAGGCTGAGATAATTGAGCATATATATGACAATTCATCTATCAGCAGAAAAGATATTCACAATGTGATTGATTCTTTTTTTGAAGAAGTGAAAGAAGCTCTGGAAGATGACAGGGTCGTAGAGTTGAGAGGTTTCGGAACCTTCGAAATCCGGACCAGAAAGGGTCGGGAAAAAGCCAGAAATCCTAAAACCGGTGAGATCGTGCCTGTAGAAAGTCACGGAGTTACTGTTTTCAGACCTGGTAAAGAATTGAAGAAACTGGCCTGGTCCTTGCGCAAGTAG
- a CDS encoding bactofilin family protein, which produces MTSSLKDIESISTILGSETVFKGTMKFNKPLKIDGKYEGRIESEGFLYIEEGAEVRADIQVGSIVVGGIVYGDIEASEKLEMLSTGQVIGNIRTAKLKIADGVKFEGKCDMISNPESVDVFSVPVEQLKQDHNDL; this is translated from the coding sequence ATGACATCATCATTGAAGGATATTGAATCTATTTCCACAATCCTTGGAAGTGAAACTGTTTTCAAGGGTACAATGAAATTTAACAAACCTCTTAAGATTGACGGAAAATACGAAGGCCGTATTGAGTCAGAAGGGTTCCTTTATATTGAAGAAGGAGCCGAAGTCCGGGCAGATATTCAGGTCGGTTCTATCGTTGTAGGCGGTATTGTCTATGGTGATATTGAGGCTTCAGAGAAACTTGAAATGCTTTCAACCGGTCAGGTTATTGGTAACATTCGCACGGCAAAATTGAAAATTGCCGATGGAGTCAAATTTGAAGGGAAGTGCGATATGATCAGTAATCCCGAATCTGTGGATGTATTCTCAGTTCCTGTAGAACAACTCAAACAAGACCACAATGACCTTTGA
- a CDS encoding TatD family hydrolase yields the protein MQYFDTHAHIGLIHEDPIEQLIITQEARQDNVSYIMSICNNLYDFFDLYNNLSSASNVVFAIGVSPSEVQNPGPDWEQKISEGLNMDKVVALGETGLDYYRKFGDKSSQVELFISQLELADQNDVPVIIHNRNAGKDIQEILSTRMPSKGGVLHCYSEDWEYAKKILDKHDNMYFSFAGNVTYRNARNLHDTVRYLPLDRIVIESESPFMVPAAFRGKRNKPIYLPSTAEFVASLREEPEEEVYEALFENARTLFGLS from the coding sequence ATGCAGTATTTTGATACTCACGCCCACATCGGGTTAATTCATGAAGATCCGATCGAGCAATTGATCATAACTCAGGAAGCCAGGCAGGACAATGTCTCTTATATTATGAGCATCTGTAACAACCTGTATGATTTTTTTGATCTATACAACAACCTGTCCTCTGCATCCAATGTGGTTTTTGCCATAGGAGTTTCTCCGTCGGAAGTACAGAATCCTGGTCCAGACTGGGAGCAGAAAATATCCGAAGGCCTTAATATGGACAAGGTCGTTGCTCTGGGAGAAACAGGTCTGGACTATTACAGGAAATTTGGGGACAAGAGTTCTCAGGTTGAACTTTTTATATCCCAGTTGGAACTGGCAGACCAGAATGATGTTCCTGTTATCATCCATAACAGAAATGCAGGAAAGGACATACAGGAAATTCTCAGCACAAGAATGCCCTCCAAGGGAGGAGTTCTCCATTGTTATTCAGAAGATTGGGAATATGCCAAAAAGATTCTGGATAAACATGACAACATGTACTTCTCTTTTGCTGGTAATGTGACTTATAGAAATGCAAGAAATCTGCACGATACTGTCAGATACCTGCCTCTGGATAGAATTGTAATTGAAAGTGAAAGTCCCTTTATGGTCCCTGCCGCATTTAGAGGCAAAAGAAATAAGCCCATCTATCTGCCTTCCACTGCTGAATTTGTCGCTTCTTTAAGGGAAGAGCCGGAAGAAGAGGTTTATGAAGCTCTTTTTGAAAATGCAAGGACACTCTTCGGTCTCTCATGA
- a CDS encoding thiamine pyrophosphate-dependent enzyme has translation MDLQTFRKNYTTMVTAREMDLLEQSYTGRGEAFFHVSGAGHEATCLLQDVLGPQDWLHCHYRDKALMLARGISPEMFFMSLFNKDGSHSRGRQMNAHMSDPAKKVLSIVGPVGNSALQAAGVAEAVKDHQDHPIVLCGLGDGMSQQGEVLEAVAHAVRKELPVLFFIQDNQFAISTKTEGQTFFSRPDGPADDFYGIPITRLDGRHPMTLPEAFETLVGEMRADRNPRIVVFSVERLHSHTNADDHRVYRSQDEIQSAHETGDPIVHLGNWLIEQGISAEELDQEVEQIRVALAETARKVQQSADPQPVFSAKRELPAQLCDPEQEYRGTPGKESLTMIEALRETLRFQMGRNPGVELLGEDLEDPKGDVFGVTKSLSQEFPGRVQNSPLTESTIIGLSVGRALAGKQPVAFLQFADFLPIAFNQLWAEAGSMFWRTDGGWQCPMIVMVSCGGYKPGLGPFHASSMEAVAAHIPGVDVVMPSTAGDAAGLLNAAFESKRPTIFFYPKACLNEAVSRTSGDVSRQLVPLGVARKLSEGEHISFVSYGNPVKLCVKAAQTLLEQGITSDVIDLRSISPWDRNQVFASAEKTGRVIIVHEENRTASMSSEIAAELAEHVKGPLMVRRLVREDTFVPCNFDNQLVLLPSYQKILETAVDLLGGKISWTKEKDSHSGLFTVEIIGTSPADETAAIIEWKIKAGDTITEGQLIADFEADKAAAELKSPVSGIVEELLLDEGEAVEIGTPALTVKTDAGGELLLKPKTKEEPGEPHISGMNPDTGRILQTSAAPSEDRRPWILDVEGVLGSRIVDNAEIMEQCPGWEEGEIFKMTGIESRNWIAEGEDIISLSEKAVKTVLSRNNLKLEDLSLILVTSGTPGTITPSLATRIQHTLIPEGKHGLFCPAFDINAACSGYLYALQSAWDFLNTRPDGIILVVTAEVLSPLVDRSDKSTSPIFGDAATATIVTGSQSPLQGKARVFRPVTSAAGEAGTILTVPADPNQTIFMNGPKVYLEAVHSMISLLENACDEGGIALDELDLIVPHQANQRIINAVKQRLKLPEEQVYSQIKNRGNTSSCTIPLCLESILQGSTKGLLGLTAFGGGFTSAGGLVEIV, from the coding sequence ATGGACCTACAAACCTTCCGAAAAAATTACACCACTATGGTGACAGCACGAGAAATGGATCTTTTGGAGCAAAGCTACACCGGCAGAGGTGAAGCATTCTTTCATGTTTCAGGAGCCGGTCATGAGGCTACCTGTCTTCTCCAGGATGTTCTCGGTCCCCAGGACTGGCTGCACTGCCATTACAGAGATAAAGCCCTTATGCTGGCTAGAGGCATTTCACCTGAAATGTTCTTCATGTCCCTTTTTAATAAAGACGGTTCCCACTCCAGAGGCCGTCAAATGAATGCTCATATGAGCGACCCCGCTAAGAAGGTTCTGAGTATCGTCGGACCTGTCGGCAACAGCGCTTTGCAGGCGGCAGGAGTGGCCGAAGCGGTCAAAGATCATCAGGATCATCCAATCGTCCTGTGTGGATTGGGAGATGGTATGTCTCAGCAGGGAGAAGTTCTTGAAGCCGTGGCCCATGCCGTCCGTAAAGAGTTGCCTGTCCTGTTTTTTATTCAGGATAATCAATTTGCCATATCAACCAAAACGGAGGGGCAGACCTTCTTTTCCAGACCCGATGGACCTGCAGATGATTTTTACGGCATTCCCATAACAAGACTGGATGGCCGTCATCCCATGACTCTTCCCGAGGCTTTTGAAACTCTGGTAGGTGAAATGAGAGCAGATCGGAACCCCCGGATAGTCGTTTTTTCAGTTGAACGCCTTCATAGCCATACAAATGCGGATGACCATCGAGTCTACCGCTCTCAGGATGAAATCCAGAGTGCTCATGAAACAGGTGACCCTATAGTTCATTTGGGAAACTGGCTCATCGAACAGGGAATATCGGCGGAAGAGCTGGATCAGGAAGTTGAACAGATACGGGTTGCTCTGGCAGAAACAGCCCGGAAGGTTCAGCAGTCCGCAGACCCCCAGCCTGTCTTTAGCGCCAAGAGAGAGTTGCCGGCCCAGCTATGCGATCCGGAACAGGAATACAGAGGGACTCCTGGAAAGGAATCGCTTACAATGATAGAAGCCTTACGGGAAACCCTCCGGTTTCAAATGGGCCGAAATCCCGGAGTGGAGCTTCTGGGTGAAGATCTTGAAGATCCTAAAGGGGATGTTTTCGGTGTTACAAAGTCGCTGAGTCAGGAATTCCCAGGCCGGGTTCAGAACAGCCCCCTCACAGAATCTACAATCATCGGTCTATCCGTTGGCCGGGCCCTTGCCGGAAAACAGCCCGTGGCCTTTCTGCAGTTTGCGGATTTTCTTCCCATAGCCTTCAATCAGTTATGGGCCGAAGCGGGCAGCATGTTCTGGAGGACCGATGGAGGATGGCAGTGTCCCATGATCGTCATGGTTTCCTGCGGTGGTTATAAGCCGGGACTCGGTCCATTTCATGCCTCCAGCATGGAGGCTGTGGCCGCGCATATTCCCGGTGTGGATGTGGTCATGCCTTCCACGGCCGGTGATGCCGCTGGTCTGCTGAATGCCGCCTTCGAATCTAAAAGACCTACCATCTTCTTTTATCCCAAGGCCTGTCTGAATGAGGCTGTCAGCCGTACCAGCGGGGATGTTTCCCGACAGCTCGTACCATTAGGAGTCGCCCGGAAGCTCAGCGAAGGGGAACATATCAGTTTTGTGAGCTATGGAAATCCGGTCAAACTCTGTGTTAAGGCCGCCCAGACCCTTCTAGAACAGGGGATCACCAGCGATGTGATTGATCTTCGGTCCATCAGCCCTTGGGACAGGAATCAGGTTTTTGCATCCGCAGAAAAGACTGGACGGGTCATTATTGTCCATGAAGAGAATCGAACGGCTTCAATGAGCTCCGAGATTGCCGCCGAGCTGGCGGAGCATGTAAAAGGACCGCTTATGGTTCGGCGCCTTGTGAGAGAAGATACCTTTGTTCCCTGTAATTTCGATAATCAGCTAGTCCTGCTGCCTTCCTATCAGAAAATCCTGGAAACTGCAGTCGATCTGCTGGGTGGAAAAATCAGCTGGACAAAAGAGAAGGACAGTCATTCTGGACTTTTTACCGTAGAAATCATTGGGACCAGTCCTGCGGATGAAACTGCTGCCATCATTGAATGGAAGATCAAAGCCGGAGATACAATCACAGAAGGTCAGCTTATTGCCGATTTTGAAGCGGATAAAGCCGCAGCAGAGCTCAAATCTCCCGTTAGCGGTATTGTTGAAGAACTGTTGTTGGATGAAGGTGAAGCCGTTGAAATCGGTACACCGGCATTGACTGTCAAAACCGATGCGGGAGGAGAGCTCCTCCTCAAGCCCAAGACGAAAGAAGAGCCTGGAGAGCCCCATATTTCCGGTATGAATCCCGATACCGGGAGGATTCTGCAAACTTCGGCTGCGCCATCGGAGGATAGGCGCCCTTGGATCTTGGATGTTGAGGGTGTCTTAGGTAGCCGGATTGTTGATAATGCTGAAATCATGGAGCAATGTCCCGGTTGGGAGGAGGGTGAAATCTTCAAAATGACGGGCATTGAAAGCCGGAACTGGATTGCGGAAGGGGAAGACATCATCAGCCTTTCTGAAAAAGCGGTGAAAACTGTTCTGTCGCGAAACAATCTTAAACTGGAAGATCTGAGCCTGATCCTCGTTACTTCTGGAACACCAGGTACGATTACCCCCTCCTTGGCAACCCGGATTCAGCACACATTGATCCCCGAGGGAAAACACGGACTCTTCTGTCCTGCTTTTGATATAAATGCCGCTTGTTCGGGGTATCTCTATGCTCTGCAGAGTGCCTGGGATTTTCTCAATACCCGTCCGGACGGGATCATCCTTGTCGTGACGGCCGAAGTACTCTCTCCCTTGGTAGATCGAAGTGATAAATCAACCTCACCCATTTTCGGTGATGCCGCTACGGCCACCATTGTGACAGGTTCACAGAGCCCGCTCCAGGGAAAAGCCCGTGTCTTCCGTCCAGTAACATCCGCCGCCGGTGAGGCTGGTACCATCCTCACAGTCCCTGCGGATCCAAATCAGACAATTTTTATGAATGGACCCAAAGTTTACCTAGAAGCCGTTCATAGTATGATTTCCCTATTGGAAAATGCCTGTGATGAGGGTGGTATTGCCCTGGATGAACTGGATCTGATTGTGCCTCACCAGGCTAACCAGAGGATCATCAATGCGGTAAAACAGCGATTGAAACTTCCAGAAGAGCAGGTATACAGTCAGATCAAGAATAGGGGAAATACCTCTTCCTGCACGATCCCTCTCTGCCTTGAAAGTATCCTTCAGGGATCTACAAAAGGTCTTTTGGGACTGACGGCTTTTGGTGGCGGATTCACATCTGCCGGCGGACTGGTGGAAATTGTTTAA
- the dusB gene encoding tRNA dihydrouridine synthase DusB: MSHPPSLYRPLRINEKLEVEGNIFAAPLAGYTDRAFRTVSTELGADLCYTEMVSCEALVRGSGKTEELLQKAEGERNYAVQIFSGTAEAAGEAVRMISGLKPLLIDLNCGCPVPKIIKSGAGSDLMRHPKKIGDIVRAMKDNTDIPVTVKIRTGWDALSLNYIDAAEQAVKAGASVVTMHARTRSQAYGGSADWNHLKRLKQELGGIPVLGSGDLFKDQDVADMLLQTGIDGVMLARGVIGNPFLFRETRHFLQTGEHLPGPTPLEKMEMAFKQLSLAVHYKDERTAVNEMKKQLCAYTKGLPGSSEIRNKMVHSENFTTYKKIFKEYLESMQE; the protein is encoded by the coding sequence ATGAGTCACCCTCCCAGCCTGTATAGACCCCTCCGCATCAACGAAAAGCTTGAAGTGGAGGGAAATATCTTCGCAGCCCCCCTGGCCGGTTACACCGACAGAGCCTTTCGTACGGTGAGTACCGAACTGGGTGCCGACCTTTGTTATACGGAAATGGTCTCCTGTGAAGCCCTTGTGAGGGGAAGCGGTAAAACCGAAGAGCTTCTCCAAAAGGCTGAGGGAGAGAGGAATTATGCGGTTCAGATTTTCTCTGGGACAGCCGAAGCCGCCGGAGAAGCCGTCCGGATGATTTCAGGGCTAAAACCACTCCTGATCGATCTGAATTGCGGATGTCCCGTTCCCAAAATTATTAAGTCCGGAGCCGGGTCGGATCTGATGCGTCACCCCAAAAAGATAGGGGACATCGTCCGGGCTATGAAAGACAATACAGACATTCCGGTTACAGTTAAAATAAGAACGGGTTGGGATGCACTTTCTCTAAATTATATTGATGCAGCAGAGCAAGCCGTCAAGGCAGGAGCCTCTGTAGTAACCATGCATGCCCGGACCCGAAGCCAGGCCTATGGAGGCAGTGCTGACTGGAATCATCTTAAAAGACTGAAACAGGAACTGGGAGGCATACCGGTTCTGGGTTCAGGGGACCTTTTTAAGGATCAGGATGTGGCAGATATGCTCCTTCAAACTGGAATTGACGGTGTAATGCTGGCAAGAGGCGTCATAGGAAATCCCTTCCTATTTAGAGAAACCCGTCATTTCCTACAAACAGGGGAGCATCTTCCGGGGCCTACTCCCCTTGAGAAAATGGAGATGGCCTTCAAACAGTTGTCTCTTGCCGTCCATTATAAGGATGAGAGAACAGCCGTTAATGAGATGAAAAAGCAGCTTTGTGCCTATACAAAAGGCCTGCCTGGATCATCGGAGATCAGAAATAAAATGGTCCATTCAGAAAATTTCACAACCTATAAAAAGATTTTTAAGGAATATCTGGAAAGTATGCAGGAATAA
- a CDS encoding PSP1 domain-containing protein, translated as MGSEKNKEQSKTGSALDISQYPDGLYMTKILHSSETEVCIPSDGVQMEPGDMVIIKTRYGNDMVKVLGPVTDLRHVRKGDLREIVRKASEEDLKKAESFRIKEDEAFKVCREKIEKHKLDMSLVSAHYLLDEPKVMFFFTAENRIDFRELVKDLVAIFKMRIELRQIGVRDESRVLGGLGVCGREYCCHSLTDHLSPVSIKMAKEQNLSLNSMKISGPCGRLLCCLSYEYDYYQEEKRKLPNEGVRINWDGVSFKVIEVNIFSKRLRLIGSDGRMLDIGTSEISYNKETRNWELNPLEI; from the coding sequence ATGGGATCGGAAAAGAATAAAGAGCAGAGCAAGACGGGCAGTGCCCTTGATATAAGTCAATATCCAGACGGTCTATACATGACAAAGATCCTTCATTCCAGTGAAACTGAGGTCTGTATTCCAAGTGATGGAGTGCAGATGGAGCCGGGAGATATGGTTATCATCAAGACCCGATATGGGAATGATATGGTCAAGGTTCTTGGTCCTGTAACAGACTTAAGGCATGTCCGGAAGGGCGATCTGCGTGAAATCGTCAGAAAAGCCAGTGAAGAAGACCTAAAGAAAGCCGAGTCTTTCAGGATCAAAGAAGATGAGGCCTTTAAGGTTTGCCGCGAAAAGATTGAGAAACATAAATTGGATATGTCCCTGGTTTCTGCTCACTATCTACTGGATGAGCCTAAGGTCATGTTCTTTTTTACAGCTGAAAACAGAATTGATTTTCGGGAACTTGTCAAAGATCTTGTTGCCATATTCAAAATGCGCATTGAACTCCGTCAAATCGGTGTACGGGATGAATCAAGAGTCCTGGGAGGGCTTGGAGTCTGCGGCCGTGAGTATTGCTGTCATAGTCTCACCGATCATTTGAGCCCTGTTTCCATCAAAATGGCAAAGGAGCAAAATCTCTCTCTCAACTCAATGAAAATTTCTGGTCCCTGCGGGAGACTCCTTTGCTGCTTGTCCTATGAGTACGACTATTACCAGGAAGAAAAACGGAAACTTCCTAATGAGGGTGTCCGCATCAATTGGGATGGTGTCAGTTTCAAAGTGATAGAGGTCAATATTTTTTCAAAACGTCTCAGGCTCATAGGATCTGATGGGCGTATGTTGGATATTGGGACCTCGGAAATTTCTTATAATAAGGAAACAAGGAACTGGGAGTTAAATCCTTTGGAAATTTAG
- a CDS encoding M23 family metallopeptidase, whose translation MAGKRIKKMSVSSSAKRNSTVLGRFGRVSRQKLTIMLIPHSEKRVFNFQISILALSFISILLISLVVTFVWLTADFSGTTDLLASRSRDLEHSEASLEVLRNEVNQLISSTETFQKSLSGTLESLGIESAGRDAASSRSGDLTSFFNVESSENGSLSETVEIQKLKTALDQSVASLDEIGQILNSQKSLLSDIPTMWPLKGVQGYVTAVFGPSIHPFSGQWYLHKGIDLAYGYGVPIISTANGKVLEVDSDEGYGNYVVIRHKYGFYTKYAHLQRVYVRPGQDLSQGDVLGTMGNTGLSTGPHLHYEVRIGSQVVDPVKYINMTDNHDIFNRVTRNLQKYK comes from the coding sequence GTGGCTGGCAAAAGAATAAAAAAAATGTCCGTATCATCTTCAGCGAAGCGCAACTCCACCGTTCTAGGACGTTTTGGCAGGGTTAGCCGGCAAAAACTGACAATCATGCTCATTCCCCATTCGGAGAAGAGAGTTTTTAATTTTCAAATATCCATCCTTGCTCTCAGTTTTATCAGTATCCTCCTCATCTCCCTGGTGGTGACATTTGTCTGGCTTACCGCCGATTTCTCAGGAACTACTGATCTCCTAGCCTCCCGTTCCCGTGATCTGGAGCATTCGGAAGCCAGTTTAGAAGTTCTCAGAAATGAGGTGAATCAGCTGATCAGCTCTACCGAGACCTTTCAAAAATCGCTATCCGGCACATTGGAATCTTTAGGTATTGAATCTGCGGGAAGGGATGCAGCAAGTAGTAGGAGCGGAGACCTCACATCCTTCTTTAATGTTGAGTCTTCAGAAAATGGTTCTCTTAGTGAGACCGTTGAAATTCAAAAGTTAAAAACCGCCCTGGATCAATCAGTTGCTTCTTTGGATGAAATAGGGCAAATTCTGAATTCACAAAAAAGTCTCCTTTCTGATATTCCTACCATGTGGCCTCTTAAGGGAGTGCAGGGGTATGTGACAGCCGTATTCGGTCCCTCAATCCATCCATTTTCAGGTCAGTGGTATCTTCATAAAGGGATTGACCTGGCTTATGGGTATGGAGTCCCAATCATTTCTACAGCAAACGGGAAAGTGTTGGAAGTTGATTCTGATGAAGGGTATGGAAACTATGTGGTCATCAGACACAAGTATGGTTTTTATACTAAATATGCCCATCTACAGCGTGTCTATGTAAGGCCCGGTCAGGATCTTTCACAGGGTGATGTTTTGGGTACCATGGGAAATACCGGTCTGTCTACGGGGCCTCATCTACATTATGAAGTCCGGATTGGCTCTCAGGTCGTTGATCCTGTCAAATACATCAATATGACAGACAACCATGATATTTTTAACCGTGTCACACGGAATCTTCAAAAGTACAAGTAA
- the rpsT gene encoding 30S ribosomal protein S20, whose translation MPNSLNAAKRHRQNLKARAHNRTIRSTVRTSIRTFEAAVTAKDKPKAEAAYAQFVKLIDTAAGKGLYHKNMAARKKSRLHKILAAMA comes from the coding sequence GTGCCAAATTCACTTAATGCTGCTAAGAGACATCGTCAGAATCTCAAAGCCAGAGCACACAATCGTACTATCAGAAGTACTGTCAGAACAAGTATCAGAACTTTTGAAGCGGCTGTAACAGCCAAAGACAAGCCAAAAGCGGAAGCAGCTTATGCTCAGTTTGTTAAACTGATCGATACAGCTGCAGGTAAGGGATTGTATCACAAGAATATGGCTGCAAGAAAGAAGTCCAGACTTCATAAAATTCTTGCTGCAATGGCTTAA